Proteins encoded in a region of the Chloroflexota bacterium genome:
- a CDS encoding FAD-binding protein translates to MWITEDKGVARVEEAVKQFLPPCQIKCPINEDIQRTNVLISLLPEDLDSAREGIIQISDHLYDKNPFFNICGYICGLCELECNYKIKGGAVRRRLLKRFLSDVYTYHLPEKNELNIVKDKENVAVIGGGPGGLMCAYILSKKGYRVTIFEASNRLGGALWLIPSYRLPEAVLQTTLNNLIRIAALDVRFGAKLGEGRLTIDRLRNEGYRAIFLAKGTPYPRVLTFDGETVPGQDLSGVMYGHTLLYEVSHGNIGRDYFEGKKLIVIGGGNVAFDVARTAKRLGGDVTIVCLESEDKTSKDGIPADDEEITAAWEEGLRIVYSRGVQKIIGQHGRFKGLVCPRCVGVFDETGFNPKFDCSDCIDLEGDTLVITVGQIPDRAFLNREGLLDEKGRLVVDPITLQSLRRGFVFIGGDVRRIGFMVEAMKEGMVAADSIERYLRGLDMREGRKREYEGYGIPLRKSYKPEVEVAWIPPEKRMHFQLFEKGLTLKEAIEEAKRCLTCGPCVSCKACISIGFEKSLYAVEVDEQRCSGCGICVYACNYDSARLRMVEGKTLSTTDMFRCKSCGMCVVACPSHARKLVDDDTERRIESALAIL, encoded by the coding sequence GTGTGGATAACTGAAGATAAAGGGGTTGCCCGTGTTGAAGAGGCAGTAAAGCAATTTCTGCCACCTTGCCAGATCAAGTGTCCTATCAATGAAGATATCCAGCGCACAAATGTGCTCATCTCACTCCTTCCGGAGGATCTGGACTCGGCAAGGGAGGGGATTATCCAGATAAGCGATCACCTCTATGACAAGAACCCTTTCTTCAACATCTGCGGTTACATTTGCGGATTGTGTGAACTTGAGTGCAATTACAAGATCAAGGGAGGTGCAGTCAGAAGAAGACTCCTCAAGAGATTTTTGTCTGATGTCTACACCTATCATCTCCCTGAGAAAAATGAACTGAATATCGTTAAGGACAAGGAGAATGTGGCTGTCATAGGCGGTGGGCCGGGTGGCTTGATGTGCGCCTATATCTTGAGCAAGAAGGGGTATAGGGTAACCATCTTCGAGGCGTCCAACCGCCTGGGTGGAGCGCTGTGGCTGATACCGAGCTATCGTTTACCCGAAGCTGTTTTGCAGACAACGCTGAACAATCTGATCAGGATTGCCGCTCTGGATGTTAGGTTTGGTGCAAAGCTGGGTGAGGGCAGGCTGACGATAGATAGGCTTAGAAACGAAGGTTACAGGGCAATTTTTCTGGCAAAAGGGACACCTTACCCCAGAGTGCTGACGTTCGATGGAGAGACAGTACCAGGGCAGGATCTTTCTGGGGTAATGTATGGGCATACTCTTCTTTACGAGGTTAGCCACGGCAACATCGGGAGGGACTATTTTGAGGGGAAAAAACTGATAGTCATTGGCGGTGGGAACGTAGCCTTTGACGTTGCCAGAACGGCAAAGCGATTGGGAGGCGATGTGACTATCGTCTGTCTGGAATCTGAGGACAAGACCTCCAAGGACGGTATTCCTGCTGACGATGAAGAAATTACCGCGGCGTGGGAAGAGGGGTTAAGGATCGTTTATTCCCGTGGTGTACAGAAGATTATCGGGCAACATGGGAGATTCAAGGGCCTTGTCTGTCCGAGGTGTGTCGGTGTGTTTGATGAGACCGGATTCAACCCCAAGTTTGATTGCAGCGACTGCATTGATCTTGAAGGGGACACGCTCGTAATCACGGTAGGACAGATACCCGATAGGGCCTTTCTAAATAGAGAAGGCCTTCTGGATGAGAAAGGCCGACTTGTGGTAGACCCCATCACACTGCAGAGCTTGAGGAGAGGCTTCGTGTTCATAGGCGGGGATGTGAGGAGGATCGGCTTTATGGTCGAAGCCATGAAGGAAGGCATGGTGGCTGCCGACTCCATAGAGAGGTATTTGAGAGGCCTGGATATGAGGGAAGGCAGGAAGAGGGAATATGAAGGCTATGGGATTCCTTTGAGGAAATCGTACAAGCCTGAGGTGGAAGTGGCCTGGATACCACCAGAAAAGAGGATGCACTTCCAACTGTTTGAGAAGGGCCTTACGTTGAAAGAGGCGATTGAAGAGGCCAAGAGGTGCCTCACTTGCGGCCCCTGTGTCTCGTGTAAGGCCTGTATATCGATTGGTTTCGAGAAGTCACTGTATGCTGTTGAAGTAGACGAGCAAAGATGTAGTGGTTGCGGCATATGCGTATATGCATGCAATTAT